CCAAGAAAGAGTAACTTCTGCTAAGAATGATGGTGGCTTAAAATGGAATTGacttaatagtaaaaaaaaattgcttaGCTTGAAAGACATACCCAAGCTAGTATTACCGCGGGAGACCAGTCCATGGTCTTTCAACGTTCTAAAATTGGCAAAACTGCAAAATTTTCGAAGGAAATTTCCTGCACTTTTCAAAAGGCTGGCACTCCTCAGCTTTATAAGTGCATCATTCTTTAGTTTTTGGGGTTGTGCTTCATTTGAGCTTTAAGTGCTGTAGGTGGAGGAGGATTTTGATATTCAACTCAGCAACCAGCAATTTCTTTTCTGATCAATCTCTAGAACAAAGCAGGATATGGCAAACAAAAAATCAAGGTAAGTAGAAACTAGTCCCAGATTGTTATGCTCTTGTTGGCTCACATATTTTTGACATAATCCTGAATTCTTTTTTTGATGCGTCTGCGTAGATTATCTCGATATTTAAGATTTGGTGGAAGCTCCCGCAGTGATGCTAATGGTCATACAGTCTTTAAGTTTCAAGAACTTGCAGCTGCCACAAGGAATCTTGCACCAGAATCCCTTTTGGGCGAAGGAGGATACGGGCGATCATACAGAGGTTGCTTAAAGAGAAGTGGACAGGTAGTTGCAATTAGACAAGTTAGCGAGACAAGCATAAGTAACATCTACAGATACAATGATGAGCAGACAATGTTTTCGACAATTCGTATGTGCAGCCTCTTAGACCATCCTAACATAGCCGAAATGATTGAATACTGCATTAATGCACATGACAAAGACCAGATATTTCTTGTCTACGACTTCATGCCGTTGGGATCCTTGAAGGATCATTTGCATGGTAAGAAGCTTCTGGACTGGAATACGAGGATGAAAATTGCAGCTGGTGCAGCAAAAGGACTTAAATGCTTGCATGATAAATCAGATCCTCCTGTAATCCATGGAAATATTAAACCTTCCAACATTCTCTTATGCGAAGGATATCACCCCAAGCTGTCAGACTTCCTCGGGTTTAAAGAACGGATTCCAGAAACTGACGAGTCTAGCCATCAAAGGTGTTTCGGCCATCATTGTTATCGCCATGCACCTGAATACTATATGGATTTTAAACTCACTCAACAATCAGACATCTACAGTTTTGGATTTGTAAATTTTTACAAACATGCAGATTGAGAAATTACCAGAAGCTGAttgaattttaatatttttggtgtgAGGGTGCAGGCAAAACGTGAATTAGTGGGCGGCAATGAATTCACAACGGTGGCTGATCCACTAATGAAAGGCCATTATCCGGAGCAAGGCTTATACCAAGCTCTTTTTCTTGCAGCTGAGTGTTTACAGACTGGAGATGTCGCTCGGCCTCGTATAGGATATGTTGTGAATGTTCTATCAAATTTAGCTTCTGAAATTTACAACCCAAATGCTATCCAGATTAACCGAGCAGGCGCACTGACTATTGGCAATGTTGAGAAGGAAAGACTAAGAGATCAATGGCGACATGTCTGGTCTACGGTCTTGTTTTGTACTGGCAGGTCCCTTTATTGAAGTAAAAAGCTGGTTTAGAATGAGATGAATGGGGTGATTCAAAAGTTCTTGAACTAAGAACTCAAtggagattttggatgattttggtTTTATCCTCTTAGAAAAAACTGTTTGCAGAGGATGTATAAGAAGCAAATAATCAATCACTGACAATAAAAACAATAATCACTTTTCTGAATGACCAAGGAATATCAAATTAAAATGTCGACACCAGACGGGCTTAATCAGGtagataaaacacctcaaataaaATCAGATATACGGCAGTAACAGGATTAGATAGATGCAGATGCACTAAAAGGAGAAGGCAGTAACAGGAAGAAACACACAGGAAAAGGAAATttagattatatacaaacaaaaaAGCAACTGCAGAATGCTACAAGATACAAATTGAGATTGAACAGGACATTAATGGAAATGCAGGAGTTACAATACTCAAACCAACTAAATCGCAATCAAGATCTTATATATAACACCAGTTTCACTAGTCTTATTTCCGCCTTTTCTCTAGCTTCCTTGTTGGAATGATTATGCCTAACATAAGAGATATTAATCCCTAGCACTTGGAAAACTTTCAGAATGAAAAGACAATTTATATGACTAACTGAAACGTCAAACTGTCTTAAGTAATGTTTGAATTGAGTTTTGCATGTCTTGCTAGTGAAAGATATTCATCCAAACAGGAAAATAAGAGTAGAATATGTTAACATTTAATCTAGGCTTTACTTTACCTTGTTGGAGTAGTAGATTAATAGGAGTTTAGTTAATAACTACAGCAACAATTAAGGAGTTTCTGTTACCATGGttgttcttccaaaaacaaatcaaacatgTACTAAAAGAGCCCCTTCCCCTTCGCCTCACAAGGTCACTTATCTCCACTGTAGTATATAATCACATCTGACAGCCCAGTTGCATCTTTGAAGATCACATCCATTAGACCCTCATGCTGGCTCAACTTTTCAGGTCCCATCTCCACTTCATTTTCTCTAAGTCTGGCAAGATATCTTGCATAGGAACGTTACTTTCTTGACGGCCTTCTTCCTGATATTTATCTCTCCGTTTCTGGAGCTTATCTATGATTTCCAGAGAAAGATCGTGGACCCTGTGATTTCCATCTTCAAGAGGTGCTCCACGGTCACAACTAGTAATTGCGTATGATACATCCGTAGATGTGCAGATTATATGGATGTACTTGAGGTTAACTTTGTCATCCATGTCCAAACTTTTGCTTACTGCCCG
This genomic stretch from Papaver somniferum cultivar HN1 chromosome 5, ASM357369v1, whole genome shotgun sequence harbors:
- the LOC113280332 gene encoding receptor-like cytoplasmic kinase 185, encoding MANKKSRLSRYLRFGGSSRSDANGHTVFKFQELAAATRNLAPESLLGEGGYGRSYRGCLKRSGQVVAIRQVSETSISNIYRYNDEQTMFSTIRMCSLLDHPNIAEMIEYCINAHDKDQIFLVYDFMPLGSLKDHLHGKKLLDWNTRMKIAAGAAKGLKCLHDKSDPPVIHGNIKPSNILLCEGYHPKLSDFLGFKERIPETDESSHQRCFGHHCYRHAPEYYMDFKLTQQSDIYSFGFAKRELVGGNEFTTVADPLMKGHYPEQGLYQALFLAAECLQTGDVARPRIGYVVNVLSNLASEIYNPNAIQINRAGALTIGNVEKERLRDQWRHVWSTVLFCTGRSLY